In the Mesorhizobium sp. WSM2240 genome, GTCATGCCGGTGACATGGGGTTTGGAGCCTGCGTCCACGAACACCTTCACCCCATCTGTCTCGAGGATCGTATCGCCCTCGCGCGAGACGCTCTCCAGGCCCATCAGGTATTTGAAGCCGGCGCAGCCGCCGGTCTCGACTATGATGCGAAAGCCTTCCGCCGGCTCGCCGGCGCGGGAAAGAGCTGTCTTGACGGCGGCAACAGCGTTATCGGTGAGCGTAATCATGGTTCGATTTCTCTTCAGTCCGTGACGTGGTTGCCGACCACCGAGCATGGAACGTGCCAAAGCAAGAAAACCGTTTTGAAACAACACATGGCCATAACACTGCTATGATTCTTGTAGGCCATTGCTGGGAAGACGTCGGATAGCCGACACATACTGTCGGGTTTGTCGAGT is a window encoding:
- a CDS encoding iron-sulfur cluster assembly accessory protein, encoding MITLTDNAVAAVKTALSRAGEPAEGFRIIVETGGCAGFKYLMGLESVSREGDTILETDGVKVFVDAGSKPHVTGMTVDFVTGLESSGFVFDNPNAREKCGCGKSFG